Proteins encoded in a region of the Natator depressus isolate rNatDep1 chromosome 23, rNatDep2.hap1, whole genome shotgun sequence genome:
- the PRRG2 gene encoding transmembrane gamma-carboxyglutamic acid protein 2, with protein MLRAPVLLLLGQAFASAFSSTPHRQQPHASPAGQVFLGADTAQGFLGRRLLYNHWDFELVTPGNLERECWEEVCNYEEAREVFENDFATKAFWNTYPHNGKGGSSDSPGLDVAGLVAGLVAGLVLMIMVGVVAMYWVKYRSKERRQHSIHVPLNPDMPLTCLPGDPKPLGPPGLPSYQEALEASGVHDAPPPPYPRAPSSSAQPH; from the exons atgtTGAGGGCACCCGTCCTGCTCCTGCTGGGCCAGGCTTTCGCCTCTGCCTtttccagcaccccccacaggcAGCAGCCCCATGCATCACCGGCGGGACAag TGTTTCTGGGTGCAGACACCGCACAGGGGTTCTTGGGGCGCCGGCTCCTCTACAATCACTGGGACTTCGAGCTGGTGACGCCGGGGAACCTGGAGCGCGAGTGCTGGGAGGAGGTTTGCAACTACGAGGAGGCCCGGGAAGTCTTTGAGAACGACTTTGCAACA AAAGCCTTTTGGAACACTTACCCCCACAACGGGAAAGGCGGGAGCTCAG ACAGCCCCGGGCTGGACGTGGCCGGGCTGGTGGCCGGGCTGGTGGCCGGGCTGGTGCTGATGATCATGGTCGGCGTCGTTGCCATGTACTGGGTCAAGTACCGGTCCAAGGAGCGCAGGCAGCACAG CATCCACGTCCCCCTGAACCCTGACATGCCCCTGACCTGCCTCCCTGGGGACCCCAAGCCTCTGGGCCCCCCCGGGCTGCCCTCGTACCAGGAGGCACTGGAGGCATCGGGAGTCCACGACGCGCCCCCGCCACCCTATCCCAG ggctcccagctcttctgcccagccccactga
- the PRR12 gene encoding proline-rich protein 12, with translation MDRNYPSAGFGDPLGAGPGWSYERSAKASLVYGGSRTSHPDTDILHRQAYAAPHPLQGYATNHHPAGLSGLFETGLHHASSATPDASVMNLISALESRAPQPGPSASSLLSQFRTPSWQTAMHTPAPAELFISGAIPGSGTFPSSSALSAYQHPASFSGRSFPVSSSLSLPDAAFSPSSNGLLSPHDPLLHIKPSQASVPSSLSFDRLGSAVLGTGLPSQSSAYRSAQESASRHLPSQFNLLSSSLGPPSDQSSQLYNASVFSSSPAASMERAMPRQDSVIKHYQRPSSTQPQLPAAHSLQHYLSCGGSYQQMSHRAGLSCSPLGEPSPAGSEGSQKPPQAPRQEPGQSYRPIIQSPGYSGAAAGSSSKSKSYSASRQTPRSTATPKCQSSFSVSVAKPSSVIASQSQAYSPGQPQSLLSMSQPQSYAVSQPQSLSSVSQASQFSGSQAQDLTSVSKAQSYGTGQAQPGGQGGQAGQGLQPCVSQSQAYSPEQLQGLSTVGYSVQAEPHVSVSQTPSYGPAHSQGMPTASPSLSYSTGHSPAMPSHPQPIGYAHGQSLPDSSPSQIGRPLQSPTAARPQSVNSPGQSQKYLTSVLSPSFLQPAHGQSYPGVERAASYGKAKAESDLLAAERAEDEDFLIQHLLQSQTPPPRGPAEGLVQCEERGGKGLAYGGLSKSEERYHLQSVIRTNSSLDSQGLELSLQGLKEKKKGERPHARSTPEALATSVVHYSHQAGSMESYAQDMKKSVEHLQAGAKDLGQAHSYLQKTPEHGPQPHRMVGEPPPMELLPGQQGAPLLLDSSPDLPQLSLPPPQQQQQQSQLLQSVLTHTQSQLHPRAKVHLLEPQRLHPPEPPSPQLQLQALEAHLHQAHVRSQGLDPQQSPQLQGQLQAENMEVLGQSQEIQDFLEPDLSLESHLGQGGAGLEPDSSQQVPQAQLEAKDQFESPSPQGSKQRFVPLTSICFPDSLLQDEDRSFFPGMEDMFGPGACGPDDFPKPGCGEDEPPSLERAEGLKGGAGGYDMLPAGQGYQGYCPGEGGDGSHLAMEPVKHELPSTVNAEPLGLIQAGHGGPEGAAKPGLTSPIFCSSKPKKLLKTTSFHLLKKRDPPFQPPKKAYAQEYEFQDDEDKADVPADIRLNSRRLPDLLPDLISSCRTRPSLGPMGDIDFCPHHSAADGPKKRGRKPTKPKRDGPPRPRGRPRIRPLAEPHGVLPPDGAKKPRGRGRGRGKKGGEEGGEGGAGVEPLKPLKIKLAVPKGGEGAPAEPAPSGPAPPEAGLDSSQTREKIKAKIREVEEKQPEMKSGFMASFLDFLKSGKRQQLPTAATSPPKTPRPPAAQPPFGLAPPLLPGALDGAEGEGLVMSCTSPCKRLDEELKRNLETLPSFSSDEEDSVGKNQDLQKSISSAISALDDPAERKEGDGADAPTAEEKLPSPAPSEASQQEPPPAASPASPPEPPPPPPVGPPAQASPELEEPEDARPLHLAKKQETAAVCGETDEEEAESGGEGIFRERDEFVIRVEDIQALKLALQTGREPPPIWRVQKALLQKFTPEIKDGQRQFCATSNYLGYFGDAKNRYQRLYVKFLENINKKDYVRVCSKKPWHRPLQAVRRQNQPKTSGPKVPAPPKAEKQPEASERAEKPEKGPKPEKGPKPDRPPKAERAEKPPRAEKPAKADKAPKAEKPEPPAPAPPKASPAGGPKPKPKPAKVKAEPPPKKRKKWLKEVASSSDSESSPEQQSEEEERVPMGRVLNTRAMKEMYRSYVEMLVSTALDPDMIQALEDTNDELYLPPMRKIDGILNDHKKKVLKRVSLHPALQEALHTFPQLQAEPGEALVRLRPTGQPYNRKTLNKLKKSVSKPQEFKVDVEKSFFFTLYHSLHHYKYHTFLRCKDETSAIEGQDADLGQEEVVQQCMRNQPWLEKLFDSFSDLLTQAQTKCA, from the exons ATGGACAGGAACTACCCCAGCGCCGGCTTCGGGGACCCGCTGGGCGCCGGCCCGGGATGGAGCTACGAGCGCTCGGCCAAAGCCAG CCTGGTGTACGGCGGGTCCCGGACGTCCCATCCCGACACGGATATTCTGCACCGCCAGGCCTacgccgccccccaccccctgcagggcTACGCCACGAACCACCACCCCGCAG gtCTCTCGGGGCTCTTCGAGACCGGACTCCATCACGCCAGCAGCGCCACCCCCGATGCCTCCGTCATGAACCTCATCTCGGCGCTGGAGTCGcgggccccccagcccggcccctcgGCCTCCTCACTGCTCTCCCAGTTCCGCACCCCCTCCTGGCAGACAg CCATGCACACGCCGGCCCCGGCTGAGCTCTTCATCTCGGGCGCCATCCCCGGCTCGGGCACCTTCCCGTCATCCTCGGCGCTGTCGGCCTACCAGCACCCGGCCTCCTTCAGCGGGCGCAGCTTCCCGGTCAGCTCCTCGCTCAGCCTGCCGGACGCCGCCTTCAGCCccagctccaacgggctgctgtCCCCGCACGACCCGCTGCTGCACATCAAACCCTCCCAGGCCAGCGTGCCCTCCTCCCTGAGCTTCGACCGGCTGGGCAGCGCCGTGCTGGGCACCGGgctgccctcccagagctcggCCTACCGCAGCGCCCAGGAGTCGGCCTCCCGCCACCTGCCCTCCCAGTTCAACCTGCTCTCGTCCTCCCTGGGGCCCCCCTCGGACCAGTCCTCGCAGCTGTACAACGCCTCCGTCTTCTCCAGCTCACCCGCTGCCTCCATGGAGCGGGCCATGCCCCGGCAGGACAGCGTCATCAAACACTACCAGCGGCCCTCcagcacccagccccagctgcccgccgcccactccctgcagcactaCTTGAGCTGCGGGGGCAGCTACCAGCAGATGTCCCACCGCGCCGGCCTCTCCTGCAGCCCGCTGGGCGAGCCCTCGCCCGCCGGCTCCGAGGGCTCCCAGAAGCCGCCGCAGGCCCCCCGCCAGGAGCCGGGGCAGAGCTACCGGCCCATCATCCAGTCGCCCGGCTACTCGGGCGCCGCGGCCGGCTCCTCCTCCAAATCCAAGAGCTACTCTGCCTCCCGCCAGACCCCCCGCTCCACCGCCACCCCCAAGTGCCAAAGCAGCTTCTCCGTCTCCGTCGCCAAGCCCAGCTCGGTCATCGCCAGCCAGTCCCAGGCCTACTCGCCCGGCCAGCCCCAGAGCCTGCTGTCCATGAGCCAGCCCCAGAGCTACGCCGTGAGCCAGCCCCAGAGCCTCTCCTCCGTCAGCCAGGCCTCCCAGTTCAGCGGCAGCCAGGCTCAGGACCTGACCAGCGTCAGCAAGGCACAGAGCTACGGGAcggggcaggcccagcccggggggcagggcgggcaggccgggcaggggctgcagccctgCGTGAGCCAGAGCCAGGCCTACTCCCCGGAGCAGCTGCAGGGGCTGTCGACAGTGGGCTACAGCGTCCAGGCCGAGCCCCACGTCTCGGTGAGCCAGACCCCCAGCTACGGGCCGGCCCACTCCCAGGGCATGCCCACCGCCAGCCCCTCGCTGAGCTACAGCACCGGCCACTCGCCCGCCATGCCCAGCCACCCGCAGCCCATCGGCTACGCCCACGGGCAGAGCCTCCCCGACTCCAGCCCGTCGCAGATCGGCCGGCCCCTGCAGTCGCCCACGGCCGCCCGGCCCCAGAGCGTGAACTCGCCCGGCCAGTCCCAGAAATACCTGACGTCGGTGCTGTCGCCTTCCTTCCTGCAGCCGGCGCACGGGCAGAGCTACCCGGGCGTGGAGCGGGCGGCCTCCTACGGCAAGGCCAAGGCCGAGTCGGACCTGCTGGCGGCCGAGCGGGCGGAGGACGAGGATTTCCTCATTCAGCACCTGCTGCAGTCCCAGACGCCGCCCCCCCGGGGGCCGGCCGAGGGGCTGGTGCAGTGCGAGGAGCGGGGGGGCAAGGGGCTGGCCTACGGGGGGCTCAGCAAGTCGGAGGAGCGTTACCACCTGCAGAGCGTCATCCGCACCAACTCCAGCCTGGACAGCCAGGGCCTGGAGCTCTCCCTGCAGGGcctgaaggagaagaagaaaggggagcggcCCCACGCCCGCTCCACCCCAGAAGCGCTCGCCACCTCCGTGGTGCATTACAGCCACCAGGCCGGCTCCATGGAGAGCTACGCCCAGGACATGAAGAAGTCGGTGGAGCACCTGCAAGCCGGGGCCAAGGACCTGGGCCAGGCCCACTCCTACCTGCAGAAGACCCCCGAGCAcggcccccagccccaccgcatGGTGGGCGAGCCCCCGCCTATGGAGCTGCTGcccggccagcagggggcgccgctCCTGCTGGACTCGTCCCCCGACCTGccccagctctccctgccccccccccagcagcagcagcagcagtcccagctgctgcagtCGGTGCTGACGCAcacccagagccagctgcatccCCGGGCCAAGGTGCACCTGCTGGAGCCCCAGCGCCTCCACCCGCCCGAGCCCCCCTcgccccagctccagctgcaggcCCTGGAGGCCCACCTGCACCAAGCGCACGTGCGCTCGCAGGGCCTGGACCCCCAGCAGTCgccccagctgcagggccagctGCAGGCCGAGAACATGGAGGTGCTGGGCCAGTCCCAGGAGATCCAGGACTTCCTGGAGCCTGACCTGAGCCTGGAGTCCCACCTGGGCCAGGGCGGGGCCGGCCTGGAGCCCGACTCCTCCCAGCAGGTGCCCCAGGCCCAGCTGGAGGCCAAGGACCAGTTTGAGAGCCCCAGCCCGCAGGGCTCCAAGCAGCGCTTCGTGCCCCTCACCTCCATCTGCTTCCCGGACTCGCTGCTGCAGGACGAGGACCGCAGCTTCTTCCCCGGCATGGAGGACATGTTCGGGCCGGGGGCCTGCGGCCCCGACGACTTCCCCAAGCCGGGCTGCGGGGAGGAcgagccccccagcctggagcggGCCGAGGGCCTGAAGGGCGGGGCCGGCGGCTATGACATGCTGCCGGCCGGCCAGGGCTACCAGGGCTACTGCCCCGGCGAGGGCGGGGACGGCTCCCACCTGGCCATGGAGCCGGTCAAACACGAGCTGCCCTCCACCGTCAACGCCGAGCCGCTGGGGCTGATCCAGGCGGGCCACGGTGGGCCGGAGGGGGCTGCCAAGCCGGGCCTCACCTCCCCCATCTTCTGCTCCTCCAAGCCCAAGAAGCTGCTGAAGACCACCTCCTTCCACCTGCTCAAGAAGCGGGACCCCCCGTTCCAGCCCCCCAAGAAGGCCTACGCCCAGGAGTACGAGTTCCAGGATGACGAGGACAAGGCCGACGTGCCGGCCGACATTCGCCTGAACAGCCGGCGCCTGCCCGACCTGCTGCCCGACCTCATCTCCAGCTGCCGAACCCGGCCCAGCCTTGGCCCCATGGGTGACATCGACTTCTGCCCCCACCACAGCGCCGCCGACGGCCCCAAGAAGCGGGGCCGCAAGCCCACCAAGCCCAAGCGGGACGGGCCCCCCCGGCCCCGTGGCCGGCCCCGCATCCGGCCCCTGGCCGAGCCCCACGGCGTCCTGCCCCCCGACGGGGCCAAGAAGCCCCGGGGCAGGGGACGGGGGCGGGGGAAAAAGGGGGGCGAGGAGGGGGGCGAAGGAGGGGCTGGCGTGGAGCCCCTCAAGCCGCTCAAG ATCAAGCTGGCGGTGCCCAAGGGCGGCGAGGGGGCCCCGGCAGAGCCGGCCCCCTCCGGGCCGGCGCCCCCCGAGGCCGGGCTGGACAGCAGCCAGACGCGGGAGAAGATCAAGGCGAAGATCCGGGAGGTGGAGGAGAAGCAGCCGGAGATGAAGTCGGGCTTCATGGCCTCCTTCCTGGACTTCCTCAAGTCGGGCAAGCGGCAGCAGCTGCCCACGGCCGCCACCAGCCCCCCCAAGACCCCGCGGCCCCCCGCGGCCCAGCCCCCCTTCGGCCTGGCACCCCCCCTGCTGCCGGGGGCGTTGGACGGGGCCGAGGGCGAGGGGCTCGTCATGAGCTGCACCAGTCCCTGCAAGCGACTGGACGAGGAGCTGAAACGCAACCTGGAGACGCTGCCCTCGTTCTCCTCCGACGAGGAGGACTCGGTGGGCAAGAACCAGGACCTGCAGAAGAGCATCTCCTCCGCCATCTCCGCCCTGGACGACCCGGCCGAGCGCAAGGAGGGCGACGGGGCCG acGCCCCCACGGCGGAGGAGAagctgcccagcccggccccctccGAGGCTTCCCAGCAGGAGCCCCCCCCAGCCGCCTCCCCGGCCtcgccccccgagccccccccgccgccccccgtgGGGCCCCCGGCCCAGGCCTCCCCTGAGCTGGAGGAGCCGGAGGACGCGCGGCCCCTGCACCTGGCCAAGAAGCAGGAGACGGCAGCCGTGTGCGGTGAGACGGATGAGGAGGAGGCCGAGAGCGGAGGGGAGGGGATCTTCCGGGAACGCGACGAGTTCGTCATCCGCGTGGAGGACATCCAGGCCCTCAAG CTGGCGCTGCAGACGGGCCGGGAGCCGCCCCCCATCTGGCGGGTGCAGAAAGCCCTGCTGCAGAAATTCACCCCCGAGATCAAGGACGGGCAGCGGCAGTTCTGTGCCACCAGCAAC tacctGGGTTATTTCGGGGACGCCAAGAACCGCTACCAGCGTCTCTACGTGAAGTTCCTGGAGAACATCAACAAGAAGGATTACGTTCGCGTCTGCTCCAAGAAGCCCTGGCACCGGCCGCTGCAGGCTGTGAG GAGACAAAACCAGCCCAAGACTTCGGGCCCCAAGGTCCCGGCCCCGCCCAAGGCCGAGAAGCAGCCGGAGGCGTCGGAGCGGGCGGAGAAGCCGGAGAAGGGCCCCAAGCCGGAGAAGGGCCCCAAGCCGGACAGGCCCCCCAAGGCGGAGCGGGCCGAGAAGCCGCCCCGGGCGGAGAAGCCGGCCAAGGCCGACAAGGCCCCCAAAGCAGAGAAGCCGGAGCCCCCGGCGCCTGCCCCCCCCAAGGCCAGCCCGGCTGGCGgccccaagcccaagcccaagcccgcCAAGGTGAAGGCGGAGCCGCCCCcgaagaagaggaaaaaatggcTGAAGGAAGTGGCGTCCTCCTCAGACTCGGAGTCCAGCCCGGAGCAGCAGAGCGAGGAGGAGG agcggGTGCCGATGGGCCGGGTGTTGAACACGCGGGCGATGAAGGAAATGTACCGGAGCTACGTGGAGATGCTGGTCAGCACGGCCCTCGACCCCGACATGATCCAGGCCCTGGAGGACACCAACG acgagCTGTACCTGCCCCCCATGCGCAAGATCGACGGGATCCTGAACGACCACAAGAAGAAAGTCCTGAAGCGGGTGTCACTGCACCCGGCGCTGCAG GAGGCGCTGCACACCTTCCCACAGCTGCAGGCGGAGCCGGGCGAGGCGCTGGTGAGGCTGCGCCCCACGGGGCAGCCCTACAACCGCAAGACCCTCAACAAGCTGAAGAAGAGCGTGTCCAAACCCCAG GAGTTCAAGGTCGACGTGGAAAAGTCGTTTTTCTTCACCCTGTACCATTCCCTCCATCACTACAAATACCACACCTTCCTGCGCTGCAAGGACGAG ACGTCGGCCATCGAGGGGCAGGACGCggacctgggccaggaggaggtggtcCAGCAGTGCATGCGGAACCAGCCCTGGCTGGAAAAGCTCTTTGACTCCTTCAGCGACCTCCTGACACAAGCCCAGACCAAGTGCGCGTGA
- the RRAS gene encoding ras-related protein R-Ras, giving the protein MVPKEPGAPQEKYKLVVVGGGGVGKSALTIQFIQSYFVSDYDPTIEDSYTKICTIDGSPTRLDILDTAGQEEFGAMREQYMRTGEGFLLIYAINDRGSFTEISKFHTQILRVKDRDDFPMILVGNKADLDLQRQVPKEEALAFAQENRIPYMEASAKIRLNVDESFHEVVRAIRRFQELETPPAPTVHPTTKESNGCPCCIL; this is encoded by the exons atgGTCCCCAAAGAGCCGGGGGCGCCCCAGGAGAAATACAagctggtggtggtgggagggggcggCGTGGGGAAGAGCGCCCTGACCATCCAGTTCATTCAG tcGTACTTTGTCTCGGACTATGACCCCACAATCGAGGACTCCTACACGAAGATTTGCACCATCGATGGGAGCCCGACCCGGCTGGACA TTCTGGACACGGCCGGGCAGGAGGAGTTCGGGGCCATGCGGGAGCAGTACATGCGCACGGGGGAGGGGTTCCTGCTCATCTACGCCATCAATGACCGCGGCAG CTTCACCGAGATCAGCAAGTTCCATACCCAGATCCTGCGGGTCAAAGACCGGGACGACTTTCCCATGATCCTCGTGGGCAACAAGGCTGACCTGGACCTCCAGCGCCAG GTGCCCAAGGAGGAGGCGCTGGCCTTCGCCCAGGAGAATCGCATCCCCTACATGGAGGCCTCGGCCAAGATCCGCCTCAACGTAGACGAGTCCTTCCATGAGGTCGTCCGGGCCATCAG AAGGTTCCAGGAGCTGGAGACCCCCCCTGCCCCTACGGTGCACCCCACAACTAAAGAGTCCAACGGCTGCCCCTGCTGCATCCTGTGa